A region from the uncultured Sunxiuqinia sp. genome encodes:
- a CDS encoding SusC/RagA family TonB-linked outer membrane protein: protein MKDNEYVKSLSNGNYSHILRVMRITIFILFVSATCAFSNSYSQQTFFSFEIKEKTIWDVFNQIENSSEYVFLFAEELSPDLQQKVSVKVEERTLDKVLDEVFKTTKLAYKINDRQVLISKKETKAPDSPNQPQNSKTIKGKVVDEDGEPLPGATVTTKSEPVIGAVTNADGAFSIQIPEETGVLVVSFVGMKNQNLLLDDGKLLYNVVMEPMVTGISEVIATGYFVRKKDDFTGSAITVTQEELKTIAPGNVLQSLEAFDPSFKIVESNLLGSNPNRLPNINVRGASSIPAGSGDIIRRDNIGSNVNMPTFILDGYEVGVEKVYDLDINRIESITVLKDAAATAIYGSRAANGVVVITTVSPKEGELRVSYNMNINLSAPDLGSYNVLNAADKLEYERLGGLYDYNGATSQNELDELYYQKKYNVISGVDTYWLSQPVRNSVGSYHSLYIEGGSKTIRYGVNLLYQNNPGVMEGSKRDRFGVGSDLSYNLNDKFLFKNNLSVSQVNSAESPYRSFASYVRMNPYYPKTDENGGIIREIDSWTDRSGANGSESTEVVLNPLYEGTLNSFNKNKYTEIADAFSVDWHISDALRVKGLMSLTHKQTEQDVFISPLSNYYYFYSTEDLDKRGEYDYTASTQTTIDGNITATYSKGFGSHFLNVALGANIRQFEYDLKGMAATGFSNDRLINIGFANGYKEDTTPWSSASMGRLFGSFLNVNYSFKNKYLVDISFRADGSSKFGSDNKVAPFYSMGLGWNLHRENFMKDIKWLSQLRLKANTGLTGSVSFDPYMSNTLYGYYKDNWYSTGVGAVVTQYGNEDLKWQRTRTYDVQVDLGLLNDRLYFSGHLYNKLTEDMLTDITLPPSTGFSSYKENLGDIKNKGFEISTKLNVVKTKDWSVSLNGNFVHNENTLVKISNSLKAFNEKVDEAQNSDNYKGVPLLRYNEGQSLNTIYAVRSRGIDPENGKEIFIKKDGTLTYDWDVADVVPIKDGTPTLEGYFGGSVYYKGFLLSCTFRTYFGGYNYNQTLVDRVENASPRYNVDERAMENRWKQPGDVALYKDISDLGTTYVTERFIQKDNVLELNSVYFSYDFDKDWIKKFSLENLRAAITLNDVWRASSIDVERGIDYPFARNFTFSIQTTF, encoded by the coding sequence ATGAAAGATAATGAATATGTAAAATCGTTGTCTAATGGCAATTATTCCCATATTTTAAGAGTTATGCGAATTACCATTTTTATTCTGTTTGTTAGTGCAACTTGCGCTTTTTCAAACTCATACTCTCAGCAAACGTTTTTTTCTTTTGAAATAAAAGAGAAAACGATTTGGGATGTTTTTAACCAGATAGAAAATTCGAGCGAATACGTTTTTCTTTTCGCAGAAGAGCTTTCGCCTGATCTTCAGCAAAAAGTAAGTGTCAAAGTCGAAGAAAGAACCTTGGATAAGGTATTGGATGAGGTGTTTAAGACAACAAAACTGGCTTATAAAATTAACGACCGCCAGGTTCTCATCTCAAAAAAAGAAACCAAAGCACCTGATTCGCCAAATCAGCCGCAAAACAGTAAAACCATTAAAGGAAAAGTTGTTGACGAAGACGGCGAGCCTTTGCCCGGGGCTACCGTTACAACAAAATCGGAACCAGTAATTGGAGCAGTAACCAATGCCGACGGAGCATTTTCGATTCAAATTCCGGAAGAAACCGGAGTGCTGGTTGTATCGTTTGTTGGAATGAAAAACCAGAACCTTTTGCTGGACGATGGGAAATTATTATACAATGTTGTTATGGAGCCTATGGTAACCGGTATTTCAGAAGTTATTGCCACCGGTTATTTTGTTCGTAAAAAAGACGACTTTACAGGATCGGCCATTACCGTAACACAAGAAGAGTTAAAAACCATTGCTCCCGGAAATGTGCTGCAAAGTTTGGAGGCTTTTGATCCTTCGTTTAAAATTGTTGAAAGCAACTTGCTCGGGTCGAATCCCAACCGTTTACCAAACATTAATGTGCGCGGCGCCTCGTCGATTCCTGCCGGCTCAGGCGATATTATCCGGCGCGATAATATTGGCAGTAATGTTAACATGCCAACGTTTATTCTCGACGGCTACGAAGTTGGTGTTGAAAAAGTGTATGACCTTGATATTAACAGGATCGAATCGATTACCGTTTTAAAAGATGCGGCCGCTACTGCAATTTACGGATCGAGGGCAGCCAATGGAGTGGTAGTTATTACTACCGTTTCTCCAAAAGAGGGCGAATTAAGGGTTTCGTACAATATGAATATTAACCTTAGCGCACCCGATTTGGGCTCGTATAATGTGTTAAACGCCGCCGATAAACTAGAGTACGAAAGGCTGGGCGGTCTTTATGATTACAATGGTGCTACAAGTCAGAATGAACTGGATGAACTGTACTACCAGAAAAAATACAATGTAATAAGTGGTGTTGATACCTACTGGCTTTCGCAACCTGTTCGGAATTCGGTTGGATCGTATCATTCGCTTTATATTGAGGGAGGAAGCAAAACCATCCGTTACGGCGTTAATTTGTTGTACCAGAATAATCCCGGAGTAATGGAAGGGTCAAAAAGGGATCGTTTTGGTGTTGGTAGTGATTTATCCTACAATTTAAACGATAAGTTTTTATTCAAAAATAACCTGAGCGTAAGCCAGGTTAATAGTGCTGAATCGCCATACAGGAGTTTTGCCAGTTATGTTCGAATGAATCCGTACTACCCGAAAACTGATGAAAACGGCGGCATTATTCGTGAAATTGATTCGTGGACCGATAGGAGTGGAGCCAACGGTTCGGAAAGTACCGAGGTTGTTCTTAATCCATTGTACGAAGGAACGCTGAACAGTTTCAATAAAAACAAGTACACCGAAATTGCAGATGCGTTTTCTGTTGACTGGCACATTTCTGATGCACTAAGAGTTAAGGGGTTAATGAGTTTGACACATAAGCAAACCGAGCAAGATGTCTTTATTTCGCCGCTTAGTAATTACTATTACTTCTATTCAACCGAAGATTTGGATAAGCGAGGTGAATATGATTACACTGCAAGCACCCAAACCACCATTGACGGTAATATTACAGCCACTTACAGCAAAGGTTTTGGCAGTCACTTTCTGAACGTTGCTTTGGGAGCAAATATCCGACAGTTTGAATACGATTTAAAAGGAATGGCTGCTACAGGGTTTTCGAACGACCGCCTAATAAACATTGGTTTTGCCAACGGCTACAAAGAAGATACAACGCCATGGAGTAGTGCAAGCATGGGAAGACTTTTTGGCTCGTTTTTAAACGTAAATTACTCTTTTAAAAACAAGTACCTGGTTGACATTTCTTTTCGTGCCGATGGTTCTTCAAAATTTGGATCGGATAATAAAGTCGCTCCGTTTTATTCGATGGGTTTAGGCTGGAATTTGCACCGCGAAAATTTTATGAAGGATATAAAATGGTTAAGCCAGTTGCGATTAAAAGCGAATACCGGTTTAACAGGTTCGGTATCTTTTGATCCCTACATGTCGAATACACTATATGGCTACTACAAAGACAACTGGTATTCTACAGGTGTTGGCGCTGTTGTAACTCAGTACGGTAACGAAGACCTGAAGTGGCAACGCACAAGAACTTACGATGTTCAGGTTGATCTTGGATTGTTGAATGATCGTTTGTATTTCTCGGGGCATTTGTACAACAAACTAACCGAAGATATGCTAACAGATATTACGCTTCCGCCATCAACCGGTTTTTCTTCGTATAAAGAAAATTTGGGCGATATCAAAAACAAAGGTTTCGAGATCAGTACAAAACTAAATGTTGTAAAAACAAAAGATTGGAGTGTCTCATTAAACGGAAACTTTGTACACAATGAAAACACCCTGGTAAAAATTTCGAATTCGTTGAAAGCCTTTAATGAAAAAGTTGATGAGGCACAAAACAGCGACAATTACAAAGGTGTTCCGCTTTTGCGCTACAACGAAGGCCAATCGTTAAACACCATTTACGCCGTTCGTTCGAGAGGAATTGATCCAGAAAACGGGAAAGAAATATTTATAAAAAAAGACGGAACATTAACCTACGATTGGGATGTTGCAGATGTTGTGCCGATTAAAGACGGTACGCCAACACTTGAAGGTTATTTTGGAGGTAGTGTTTATTATAAAGGCTTTTTGCTAAGCTGTACTTTCCGCACGTATTTTGGCGGCTACAACTACAACCAAACATTGGTTGACCGCGTTGAAAATGCCAGCCCCCGATACAATGTTGACGAACGCGCCATGGAAAACCGCTGGAAGCAACCCGGAGATGTGGCTTTGTATAAAGATATTTCTGACCTTGGAACAACCTACGTAACCGAGCGCTTTATTCAAAAGGATAATGTTCTTGAGTTGAACTCTGTGTACTTTTCGTATGATTTTGATAAAGATTGGATTAAAAAGTTCAGCCTCGAAAACCTGCGTGCAGCAATTA
- a CDS encoding FecR domain-containing protein produces the protein MERNYTAYNAVQLAADSYFLQWQMVSDEESCEFWETFRNTYPEKEKDIESAIRIVKSIRLNNVRFSTEEMDLEKQRIERSINRKNKSKKKGLWAVSIAASFLVMVASYFLIRQNFPPAPSFTEEQTQYQSKENKNIVLTLPGDSVIAFDENTEVIIDEQGSLTVSGNNQKALFASKVQSPEKETEIKMNKLVVPWGKRSSLVLADGSKIWINSGSTLEFPSVFSISERLIRVEGEIFIEVAKNDTKPFTVRTEKFDVIVTGTTFNVTAYNDETTQRVVLVEGSVKIDIENKPTMNLEPNDKFSLTGNQAEKQKVDVYDYISWKDGIYRFSGDSLENVLKCLSRYYDANLVCADDVKNMQLRGKLALLDDLTSVLDNIEVIVPIKYEIENDKILISKK, from the coding sequence ATGGAAAGAAATTACACCGCTTATAATGCAGTTCAATTGGCTGCCGATTCTTACTTTTTACAGTGGCAGATGGTGAGCGATGAAGAATCCTGTGAATTTTGGGAAACGTTCAGGAATACCTATCCGGAAAAAGAAAAAGATATCGAGAGCGCAATTCGTATTGTAAAATCCATTCGATTAAACAATGTCCGGTTTTCAACAGAAGAAATGGATTTGGAGAAACAGCGGATAGAGAGAAGCATTAACCGGAAAAACAAATCTAAAAAGAAAGGGCTTTGGGCTGTTTCTATCGCAGCAAGCTTTTTGGTAATGGTAGCGAGCTATTTTTTAATTCGCCAAAATTTTCCACCTGCTCCCAGTTTCACTGAAGAACAAACTCAATATCAGTCAAAAGAAAATAAAAATATTGTGCTTACGCTACCGGGCGACAGTGTAATTGCTTTTGATGAAAATACCGAAGTAATTATCGACGAGCAGGGAAGCCTAACGGTAAGCGGAAATAACCAAAAAGCTTTGTTTGCAAGTAAAGTGCAATCGCCTGAAAAAGAGACTGAAATTAAAATGAATAAGCTTGTTGTTCCCTGGGGAAAGCGTTCGTCGCTGGTGCTGGCCGATGGTAGTAAAATATGGATCAACTCGGGATCAACATTAGAGTTCCCGTCGGTATTTTCAATCAGTGAGCGATTAATCAGAGTTGAGGGCGAAATTTTTATAGAAGTAGCAAAAAACGATACAAAACCTTTTACCGTGCGCACCGAAAAATTCGATGTTATAGTAACTGGAACGACATTTAATGTTACGGCCTACAACGACGAAACAACACAAAGAGTTGTACTGGTAGAAGGATCAGTAAAAATAGATATAGAAAACAAACCTACCATGAACCTGGAGCCCAACGACAAATTTAGTCTCACAGGCAACCAGGCCGAAAAACAGAAAGTTGATGTGTACGATTACATTTCGTGGAAAGACGGAATTTACCGTTTTTCCGGAGATTCTCTGGAAAACGTATTGAAATGCTTATCGAGGTATTACGATGCGAATCTGGTTTGCGCAGATGATGTGAAAAATATGCAATTGCGTGGCAAGCTCGCTTTACTGGACGATTTGACTTCCGTTTTAGACAACATTGAAGTAATCGTTCCTATAAAATATGAGATCGAAAATGATAAAATATTGATTAGTAAAAAATGA